In the genome of Mixta calida, the window CGTGGCCCGGGAATCAGGCCTTCAATTTGAGGGAAGATGGCTTCAGCGCCGGTATTAATGAAAATGCGGTCCGCGCTGAGCGTACGGGCGTCCTGCTCAGTGGTGATTCTCAACGTGTGGGCGTCAAGGAATTCCGCCTGACCATCAATCACTTCGACTTTTTCCATCTTTGCCAGATTGAGATAGTTTTTTTCTCGCAGAAATTCAACCACTGACGCTTTGCGCTGCATAGCTTCACTGAAATCAGTTGCGGCTTGTGCATCATGCACCAGCGCTTTGGTGGGAATACAACCGATGTTAATGCAGGTGCCGCCATACATGGCTTTAGATTTTTCGATGATTGCCACGCGCCAGCCAGCGCGGCCCAGCGCCCCCGCCAGCGTTTTGCCTGCTTTACCAAATCCAATGATGACTGCCTGATAATGGTTCATGATGTTCTCCGCTGTAAAAGGCGGTAAAACTGTCACCACCTTCACTAACAATCCCACTGTAGTTTTTCCCGAACGGCTCCAGTCCACCGGGAAAATTCAGTACTACTGCCTGCATAATTATTTCGCTCCAGATTTACAGAGGGTTTAGCCGCCCTCACTGCCATTAATAAAGGCCAGCCTTCCTGACTGGCCGGAGCGGTTCTGTAAATCTGCTCGCATTAAATCTGGGAAGAGGAGGGCTGATAACGCGCTGCGGGCACGTTATGGGAAAAGTCCTCAATAACAGCCTGACGCGCCTGTTCCCAGCGCTGTAGACGGCTATCGTCATGCAGGGAAGGAATGGTAATCAGCTCACCGAGCTGGAAACCGACAAGAGCGGCATCAACCATATCTTCCGCCTGCATGACAATACCTGGGTCAAGCTGGCTTAAGGGCAGGCCGCCGTTTTCCCAGAATGGTGTTGCAGTAGCGCTGGGCAGTACTGCCTGAACCTGAATACCTTTATCAGCTAACTCGCGCTGTAAAGACCGGGTAAACGCCAGCACATAGGCTTTACTGCCACCATAAACGCCGTTTAAGATTTCAGGTGCTATCCCGACAATAGAAGCAATATTGATGATTGCGCCTTTTCCCCGGTTTATAAAACCGGGAACGACGGCATAAGTTAGTCGGGTGAGGGCGGTCACATTGAGATTGATCATGGTGATCATCTGCTCAACGTTACTGTCTACAAGAGAAGTGTGGGTGCCTACGCCTGCATTATTAACCAGCAGCGCTATGCTGGCGTCATTACGTAATTTTTCTTCAAGAGCAGCCAGTTGCTGTGAATCGTTCAGATCCGCAGCCACGACTTCTACATTACGCTCGGTGTCAGCAGTGATGTGGCTGGCCATCTGATTAAGCCGGTTATGATTGCGGGCAACAATCATCAGGTCGTAACCCATTCTGGCCAGACGGGCTGCATAAATAGCTCCCATACCGGTTGACGCACCTGTTACAACGGCCGTTCCTTTTGGAGATTTACTCATTTTATTCACCTCGATATGATGTGTCGGATGAGGTGAGATTACGGGAACGGGCGGCAAAAAAACGGACTTAGAAGGTTACGATTTCAGACATTTTTCAGCTGCATTAGGGATTAATGCGTTCAGCAATCCGGCCACGTCATTAGGCTGAACATTCGGACATCCAGCTGATATATCCTGAGTTCTGATTGTTAACTTATTGTCTTTGATAGGTAATTAATTATTCCTGACTTGGTGAAAGCATAAAGTCTGATGAGGTGGGCTTCGAAACTTAGTCAGAGGCACTTATTCTCGATTAAAAAGAGGGGGAGTTGAATGCACCGGGTAGGACTTATCATTGCCGAACAGTTCCAGTCTCTTGCGTTATCGACATTAACGGTTTTTGAGTTTGCCAATCTGGTGCTGGGTGAAACTTTTTACAGCTGCACGGTATATTCAGAGTCTGGTGGAGAGGTAAATTCCTCTTACGGATTAAGCATAATCAGCAGGAAGCTCACTGACGAAGCGGCAGCAGATACGTGGCTTGTTGGCGGTGTGCTTATGCCAACGAAACTGCCTGCAACTGACGGCATTATACGTTTTTTACAAAACCAGGCCAGTCACGCACGGCGTGTTGCCGGCATTTGTACCGGAGCTTTTGTGCTTGCACAGGCGGGATTGCTGAGCGAAAGACGTGCTACTACTCACTGGGCATACGCGCAGAGCATGAAGGTTCTGCACCCGGCAGTCAGGACCGAAGACGATTTGATTTACATCATTGATGACCGAATCTGGACCTCAGCCGGCATGACGGCCGGGTTAGATATGGTGCTGGCCATGGTTGAAAAGGATCATGGAACAGACGTGGCCCGTAATATCGCGCATCGTATGGTGATGAATCAGCGCCGTTCGGGTGGCCAGCGTCAGCATTCTGAACTGCTTACATTGTCGCCTAAAAGCGACCGTTTGCAGATGGCGCTGGAATATGTGCGGCAAAATCTCAACAAAACGTTGTCTGTTGAACATCTTGCTGATGCGGTACATGTTAGTACTCGTCAGCTTAATCGACTGTTTCTGAATGAGATGGGTAAATCTCCGGCTCGGGTAATTGAGCGGTTGCGGCTTGAAGCCGCACGATTAATGATTGAACAGAGCCGACTTTCGCTGGATGTGATTGCAAGGGAATCAGGTTTCAGGGATCGCCGCCATATGCGTGATGTTTTTATGCGGGGGTATGGCATTCCTCCACAGTCCTTACGTACTGGAAAGAACACGGCGGTATCCTGACGCGCTTTATTTTTAGCTGAAGGTATATCTGCATAACGTTATTTAAAAAAGCCAGGAAGCTAGCGGGGGACTAATTACTGGATAATGTCAGGTACAAATGACATATTCAGCTGCGTGAGACTACGCGCTCGCCCCTCCCATATCTGCGTCCTGTAAACACCCTGTAACGCCCGCTTCACACCCTGAGACATTTGCGCGGGCAAGGTCCGCTATAAGCGAAAAGCGGGCATTGAGCCATTTAAATAATCTGTGCAAGCATTTGTCGTTGAGGATGGCATTGACGAATAGATCCATTTCCCGCCTGTATTCTTAATCTCATCCTGCTGAATTTTCTCTACGGGATTAAAAAAAACCGCCGAAGCGGGTTTGGTATGTACAGCGGCTGACGGAGGGGCGGCTATGTAGCAGATAACGGCCTTTACGCCATTTCGTAACGAAGTACCTGCGGGGGCCAGCGGTATGTGAAATAAGACGGAGCAGCAGGCAATGTCCAGCGGACCTGGAGCCTGTATATTAACGATCGCAAAGGCTTTACTAAAACTTCCTGCCACAGAATTTACCCCAGCCCTAAGCAGGAATGAGTGGGTTCAGTCCTGCAACTAAAAATACCTTAGCGAACTGAGCCGAAGCCGGTCATCCCTGCGCAGAGCGGGAGAGGCTCGATTATCGCCAATGTGGCAGTCCGGACCGCTCGAAACGCCGGACCGGGTACAAAAAAATGGGGCGCTGGAGCCCCATTCTGTTTGTATTGATGTTTTTTAAGAACGATTACTCAGGTAGCGCGTAAACCACCACCTGATCGCCCACCTGATCCTTCAGAATAGTATTACCGCCTGCGACAAATGCGACATACTGACGGCCTTTATACTCATAGACCGACGGATTCGCCACCGCTGGTGCTTCAACCTGATCGGACCACAGCTCTTCTCCGTTATCCACGGAGTAGGCGCGAACTTTGGCATCCATTGAGGCACCTATAAAGATCACGCCACCCGCTGTCACTGCCGGGCCGCCGATGGTGGGTGATCCCCAGCTTTCCGGCATAAAGAAGCCATACTGTTGCGAAGCGCCAACCGGACGACGCCATTTTACGTCACCCGTATGCATATCCAGCGCCACGATTTCACCAAAGGGTGGCTGCCAGCACGGCATGCCAAGCCAGTTATTCGCCACCATCAGACGCAGCCCGTAAGGCGCACCTTCCTGAGGGGCAAAACCGCTCTCGTTGCCGGAACCATTATCCGCTTTTTCGTAATCTTCGCGGCTATAGAGCTTCACATACTGCACGATGTGTGAGGTGTTAACGATCGCAATCTGTTTTTGTGGATCGTACGCTACGCCGCCCCACTGAACGCCCCCGGCGCTGTCCGGATAGGTTAGTGTCCCTTCGCCCTTAGTGGTTGGTGGCGTGTACATGCCCTCATAGGTCAGCTTATCCCATAGTCGTGAACACTGGCCGGCACCCACTATATCCGCCAGTTTCCAGATCTCTGGCTTTTTCGATTGATCGAGCAGTGGCGCAGGTTTTGTAGGAAATGGCTGTGTTGGCGAAAGAACTTCACCCTGCACCGAACCATCACCCTGAGGCACCGGACGCTCTTCAATAGGCCAGACATCCTCTCCCGTCAGACGGTTCACAACAAACAGAAAGCCCTGCTTGGTAGCCTGAATCAGTGCCGGGATCTTTTTGCCGTTGACTGTGATATCCATCAGCGTTGGTGCCGAATTGATATCGTAATCCCACACGTCGTGATGCACCCATTGGCGAGACCAGACCACTTTACCGGTATTGATGTCCAGCGCGGTAGTAGACGTGCCGAGCGGAATCGGATCGACGCGGTTACCGCCCCAGTAGTTGGGAGATGGCGATGAGACCGGCAGATAGACCAGTCCATGAGCCTCATCGGCAGACATATGTGTCCAGACGTTGGCGGTACCGGTGCGTTTGCGGATTGCGGCCGGAATGGCTTCAAAAGTCCATTCGCGTTCGCCGGTCTGCGCATTGATTGAAAAGACGGTGCCCGGAGGCGCTTCAGCATAAGCCCAGTCTTTGCCGGCCCAACCAACAAGCAGGTGGTTGCCGACGACCGTGGGCGGCTGCAGCACAGATAGCGGGTATTTGGCGTTAACCGTGTTCCACTGATTAAGATCCAGCATGCCGTTGTCAGCAAAGTCACTGCACGGCTTACCCGAATCGGCATCCAGCGCAAAGAGCTTGCCATCAACGGTTCCCATATAGACGATCTTCTGACACGCTTGCCCGGGAGCCGGTTGTCGGGCCTGCCAGTAGGAGACACCACGGTTCTTCAGTACCGGCTGCGTCAGGGCTTTGCGCGAGGATTTAGTGTCATAGTGCCACTTCTCTTTACCTGTACCGGGGTCCAGCGCAATCAGGCGATCAAATGGGGTACCGATGTAGAGCGTCTGGTTGGCAAAAATTGGCGTTGCTGACCAGACGGTGGCAGGGATGTCACCTTTGCCATCCGAGACATCTCCGGTATGAAATTCCCAGATTTTCTTTAGCTTGCTGACGTTATCCGCAGTGATCTGTTTCAGCGGGCTATATTTCTGTGCGCTAATCTGACCATGGAAGCTGTCCCAGCTGGCAGAAGAAGGCACCAGTGAGCTCGCGGCGTGACTGGCAGACTCGACTTTCTGTCCGTCACGCTTGCCGGTGGACGCATCTTCAGTAGTTTCAGTGGTTCCCGGCGCCTGTTGATTGGCCGAATCCACATTAAGTTTTTCCTGCGTGCCCATAGAGGCTTCAGCAGCGTTATCCTGCT includes:
- a CDS encoding pyrroloquinoline quinone-dependent dehydrogenase: MKVSITALALLFIPVTQAQKQDNAAEASMGTQEKLNVDSANQQAPGTTETTEDASTGKRDGQKVESASHAASSLVPSSASWDSFHGQISAQKYSPLKQITADNVSKLKKIWEFHTGDVSDGKGDIPATVWSATPIFANQTLYIGTPFDRLIALDPGTGKEKWHYDTKSSRKALTQPVLKNRGVSYWQARQPAPGQACQKIVYMGTVDGKLFALDADSGKPCSDFADNGMLDLNQWNTVNAKYPLSVLQPPTVVGNHLLVGWAGKDWAYAEAPPGTVFSINAQTGEREWTFEAIPAAIRKRTGTANVWTHMSADEAHGLVYLPVSSPSPNYWGGNRVDPIPLGTSTTALDINTGKVVWSRQWVHHDVWDYDINSAPTLMDITVNGKKIPALIQATKQGFLFVVNRLTGEDVWPIEERPVPQGDGSVQGEVLSPTQPFPTKPAPLLDQSKKPEIWKLADIVGAGQCSRLWDKLTYEGMYTPPTTKGEGTLTYPDSAGGVQWGGVAYDPQKQIAIVNTSHIVQYVKLYSREDYEKADNGSGNESGFAPQEGAPYGLRLMVANNWLGMPCWQPPFGEIVALDMHTGDVKWRRPVGASQQYGFFMPESWGSPTIGGPAVTAGGVIFIGASMDAKVRAYSVDNGEELWSDQVEAPAVANPSVYEYKGRQYVAFVAGGNTILKDQVGDQVVVYALPE
- a CDS encoding GlxA family transcriptional regulator, which gives rise to MHRVGLIIAEQFQSLALSTLTVFEFANLVLGETFYSCTVYSESGGEVNSSYGLSIISRKLTDEAAADTWLVGGVLMPTKLPATDGIIRFLQNQASHARRVAGICTGAFVLAQAGLLSERRATTHWAYAQSMKVLHPAVRTEDDLIYIIDDRIWTSAGMTAGLDMVLAMVEKDHGTDVARNIAHRMVMNQRRSGGQRQHSELLTLSPKSDRLQMALEYVRQNLNKTLSVEHLADAVHVSTRQLNRLFLNEMGKSPARVIERLRLEAARLMIEQSRLSLDVIARESGFRDRRHMRDVFMRGYGIPPQSLRTGKNTAVS
- a CDS encoding SDR family NAD(P)-dependent oxidoreductase yields the protein MSKSPKGTAVVTGASTGMGAIYAARLARMGYDLMIVARNHNRLNQMASHITADTERNVEVVAADLNDSQQLAALEEKLRNDASIALLVNNAGVGTHTSLVDSNVEQMITMINLNVTALTRLTYAVVPGFINRGKGAIINIASIVGIAPEILNGVYGGSKAYVLAFTRSLQRELADKGIQVQAVLPSATATPFWENGGLPLSQLDPGIVMQAEDMVDAALVGFQLGELITIPSLHDDSRLQRWEQARQAVIEDFSHNVPAARYQPSSSQI